In one window of Gammaproteobacteria bacterium DNA:
- a CDS encoding CRISPR-associated protein Cmr3 — MTSWLIQPRDPLIFRDGRPFTADPGARATTLPFPFPSTLAGAVRTLSGTDPSSGKFDESMVETLLQHTIRGPLLISLNAEDGVAEFYPPAPADALLLKDKNDKAAALRLWLRPVKPPQGTQTDLKEPQHILAPRRPRNEKVFPQAPGFWRWKEFEAWLLHPLDEHHIANVKTWGLPALPQEYRTHVRITPDSQTADPGGLFVTSGLEFTYIPASDDEAQSLAKAIEFGLMIDTDAGISSATWGFLGGERRIAGWQSVNTQFPLCPDEIRKRIVAEKHCRLILLTPAIFKDGYRPTWLLHQAGVQAEVLAAAVHRYQAVSGWDYQAHKPKATRRLAPAGSVYYLRLDGSSEAIGDFVDAVWMQNVSDELQDRRDGFGLAVLGTWDGEVVDMEVPNA, encoded by the coding sequence ATGACATCCTGGTTGATTCAACCTCGCGACCCTCTGATTTTTCGTGACGGACGGCCTTTCACTGCCGACCCCGGCGCCAGAGCGACCACATTGCCATTTCCGTTCCCTTCCACGCTTGCCGGCGCGGTACGCACCTTGAGCGGTACAGACCCTTCCTCAGGAAAATTTGATGAGAGCATGGTCGAAACGCTGCTTCAGCACACTATCCGCGGACCGCTTCTGATTTCTCTGAATGCCGAAGATGGCGTGGCCGAATTTTATCCGCCTGCACCGGCAGATGCTTTGCTGCTCAAAGACAAGAACGACAAGGCAGCTGCTCTTCGCTTATGGCTACGCCCTGTTAAACCACCTCAAGGAACGCAAACCGACCTGAAAGAACCACAACATATTCTTGCCCCACGCCGTCCCCGTAACGAAAAGGTATTTCCTCAGGCCCCAGGCTTTTGGCGTTGGAAGGAATTTGAAGCATGGCTGCTTCACCCGCTTGACGAACACCACATTGCTAACGTGAAAACCTGGGGATTACCCGCCTTACCACAAGAGTACCGCACACATGTACGGATTACGCCCGACTCGCAAACAGCCGACCCCGGCGGATTATTCGTTACCAGCGGATTGGAATTCACGTACATCCCTGCTAGCGATGATGAAGCGCAATCTCTGGCCAAAGCAATAGAATTTGGGCTGATGATTGACACAGATGCCGGTATTTCCTCTGCTACATGGGGCTTTTTGGGCGGTGAGCGCAGAATTGCAGGCTGGCAGTCTGTAAATACTCAATTTCCACTTTGCCCAGACGAAATCCGAAAGCGGATTGTGGCAGAGAAGCACTGCCGCCTCATCTTGCTCACGCCAGCGATTTTCAAAGATGGCTACCGTCCCACATGGCTGCTTCACCAGGCAGGCGTACAGGCCGAGGTGCTTGCTGCTGCTGTGCATCGTTACCAGGCCGTCTCCGGGTGGGATTATCAGGCTCACAAACCCAAAGCCACCCGCCGTCTGGCCCCTGCTGGAAGTGTGTACTACCTGCGGTTGGACGGAAGTTCGGAGGCCATCGGCGATTTTGTGGATGCCGTCTGGATGCAAAACGTGAGCGACGAATTACAAGACCGCCGCGATGGTTTCGGCCTGGCCGTTCTGGGAACGTGGGACGGCGAGGTTGTCGATATGGAGGTACCCAATGCCTAG
- the cmr1 gene encoding type III-B CRISPR module RAMP protein Cmr1 — translation MVSAWPFWERGTARLSIWRYPMPRRDSNQAPPQVIVKKDPNIITETRRYKVITPLYGGGVEPGKADPITVVRVSEIRGHLRFWWRATRGGAFNGDLQKMREAEEKIWGSAGGKGKPGPSKVVVSLTQHERGKLVSKAKDSNGRQVDYGDVKSPYGYVAFPLRETKDQAAGSVRENVSFTLKIRYPRYVADDVLSALWAWETFGGIGARTRRGFGALQKIDSKSIPDANQMENAIREALIGHVVPNGQWPPGVPHLSPESTIITTRQKESVEDAWQVLFNALKEFRQICARYDGKTGQRSAYGLSRWPEANAIRKFLRLSPRFPANVTHTVIEKFPRAVFGLPIGFEMHHDDNKKLELQGRDNDRLASPLILRPIACSDGAVGLAVLLEWDPVNSDEPYTPPGGLRLTGEKVNKVVQSKLSQTEVQQIPVLDGNPDVLQAFLDYLKGK, via the coding sequence ATGGTTTCGGCCTGGCCGTTCTGGGAACGTGGGACGGCGAGGTTGTCGATATGGAGGTACCCAATGCCTAGAAGAGATTCAAATCAAGCCCCCCCGCAGGTCATCGTAAAAAAAGACCCCAACATCATCACCGAGACACGTCGCTACAAGGTCATTACCCCGTTGTACGGGGGCGGCGTAGAGCCAGGAAAAGCTGACCCTATTACCGTAGTGCGGGTCAGTGAAATCCGCGGCCACCTGCGCTTCTGGTGGCGGGCGACGCGCGGCGGAGCCTTCAATGGCGACTTGCAGAAAATGCGAGAGGCCGAAGAGAAAATCTGGGGCTCAGCCGGGGGAAAGGGCAAGCCGGGGCCGTCAAAAGTAGTGGTTTCACTGACACAGCATGAGCGTGGCAAACTTGTCTCAAAAGCCAAAGATAGCAACGGGAGGCAGGTGGATTATGGCGACGTCAAATCACCATATGGGTATGTAGCGTTTCCTCTACGGGAAACAAAAGACCAAGCGGCCGGTTCTGTACGTGAAAATGTTTCATTTACTCTGAAAATCCGTTACCCGCGATATGTCGCAGACGACGTATTATCTGCTCTCTGGGCCTGGGAAACCTTTGGCGGTATTGGGGCGCGTACCCGCCGCGGTTTTGGAGCACTGCAGAAAATAGATAGCAAGAGCATCCCTGATGCAAACCAAATGGAAAACGCCATTCGCGAGGCATTAATCGGTCACGTAGTTCCGAATGGGCAATGGCCGCCCGGGGTGCCCCACCTATCACCAGAAAGCACTATTATCACAACACGACAAAAAGAATCTGTCGAAGATGCCTGGCAGGTTCTCTTCAATGCATTGAAAGAATTTCGACAAATTTGTGCTCGATACGACGGAAAAACAGGCCAGAGAAGCGCCTACGGCTTGAGCCGTTGGCCCGAAGCGAACGCTATTCGGAAATTCTTGAGGTTATCACCTCGCTTCCCTGCAAATGTGACACATACCGTTATAGAGAAATTTCCTCGGGCGGTATTTGGCTTGCCTATTGGCTTCGAGATGCACCACGATGATAATAAAAAACTGGAGTTGCAGGGACGGGATAACGACCGCCTCGCCAGTCCACTCATTCTGCGCCCCATAGCCTGCTCCGACGGGGCGGTAGGGTTAGCCGTGCTCCTTGAATGGGACCCGGTCAATTCCGATGAACCCTATACCCCGCCCGGCGGGTTACGCCTGACAGGTGAAAAAGTAAATAAGGTCGTACAAAGCAAACTGAGTCAAACGGAAGTCCAACAAATCCCTGTACTCGACGGCAACCCCGATGTGTTGCAAGCATTTCTCGACTACCTGAAAGGAAAATGA